In one Ornithinimicrobium pratense genomic region, the following are encoded:
- a CDS encoding EamA family transporter, giving the protein MRPLPQAGGVARPPVHPVVLVLLAVVSVQFGGALAVTLLPLVGVLGSVTLRLTLAAAVLWLFVRPRLRGRSRADWLVVSLFAAALTLMNLSFYASLTRLPIGVAVTIEFLGPLALAAATSKRARDLAAVAAALVGVFLISEALTTPWAELDLVGIGLAAAAGACWAAYIVLSRRTGARFGGLDGIAICMAIGAVATLPLGLATAGMALLTPDALLRGLGIALLSSAIPYSLELMALRHLASGTFGVLLSLEPAAAALAGLVVLGQVLQPLQLAGMALVVLASILVLGRGRRRGQARAPDPAEAA; this is encoded by the coding sequence GTGAGACCCCTCCCCCAGGCCGGTGGCGTCGCCCGACCCCCGGTGCATCCCGTCGTCCTGGTCCTGCTGGCCGTCGTCTCGGTCCAGTTCGGTGGCGCCCTGGCGGTCACCCTGCTGCCGCTGGTCGGCGTGCTGGGGTCAGTGACGCTGCGGCTCACGCTCGCGGCCGCGGTGCTGTGGCTCTTCGTCCGGCCGCGCCTGCGCGGCCGGAGCCGGGCCGACTGGCTGGTCGTCTCGCTCTTCGCCGCCGCCCTGACCCTGATGAACCTCAGCTTCTACGCCAGCCTCACCCGGCTGCCGATCGGCGTGGCGGTGACCATCGAGTTCCTTGGCCCGCTCGCTCTGGCCGCGGCCACCTCAAAGCGGGCCCGGGACCTGGCCGCGGTCGCGGCGGCCCTCGTCGGTGTCTTTCTCATCTCCGAGGCGCTGACCACGCCCTGGGCGGAGCTGGACCTGGTCGGGATCGGCCTGGCCGCGGCGGCAGGCGCCTGCTGGGCCGCCTACATCGTGCTCAGCCGGCGCACCGGCGCCCGGTTCGGCGGCCTGGACGGCATCGCGATCTGCATGGCGATCGGTGCCGTGGCGACCCTGCCGCTCGGTCTGGCCACGGCCGGCATGGCCCTGCTCACTCCCGATGCGCTGCTGCGCGGACTAGGCATCGCGCTGCTGTCCTCGGCGATTCCCTACAGCCTGGAGCTGATGGCCCTGCGCCACCTGGCCTCCGGCACCTTCGGGGTGCTGCTCAGCCTGGAGCCGGCCGCCGCGGCGCTGGCCGGGCTGGTGGTGCTGGGGCAGGTCCTGCAGCCGCTGCAGCTGGCCGGGATGGCGCTCGTCGTGCTCGCCAGCATCCTCGTCCTGGGCCGGGGCCGAAGACGGGGCCAGGCCAGGGCCCCCGACCCCGCCGAGGCGGCCTGA
- a CDS encoding MBL fold metallo-hydrolase, giving the protein MSTREQTAGHVEPGGPGWSVDLGPARVRKISVSDMDNNVYLITCTTTGERLLVDAADDADRILELLREDDGTTELGQVLTTHSHWDHHRALAQVVQATGARTLAGVADADDLPVPVDVRLGDGGLLRVGNMVLDIISLRGHTPGSVALALSTAADQESTLLFTGDSLFPGGPGKTQTPEDFSTLMGDLEERVFAVYADHAVVLPGHGDNTTLGAERGQLPQWRARGW; this is encoded by the coding sequence ATGAGCACCCGCGAGCAGACCGCCGGCCACGTCGAGCCGGGGGGACCGGGCTGGTCCGTGGACCTCGGACCGGCCCGCGTCCGCAAGATCTCCGTCTCGGACATGGACAACAACGTCTACCTCATCACCTGCACCACGACCGGTGAGCGGCTGCTGGTGGACGCCGCCGACGACGCAGACCGGATCCTGGAGCTGCTCCGGGAGGACGACGGCACCACCGAGCTCGGCCAGGTGCTCACCACCCACAGCCACTGGGACCACCACCGGGCCCTGGCTCAGGTCGTGCAGGCCACCGGCGCCCGGACCCTCGCCGGGGTGGCCGACGCCGACGACCTGCCGGTGCCGGTGGACGTCCGGCTCGGTGACGGTGGCCTGCTCCGGGTCGGCAACATGGTGCTCGACATCATCAGCCTGCGGGGTCACACCCCCGGGTCCGTGGCCCTGGCCCTGTCCACCGCTGCGGACCAGGAGAGCACCCTGCTGTTCACCGGCGACTCCCTCTTCCCCGGCGGGCCGGGCAAGACCCAGACCCCCGAGGACTTCAGCACCCTCATGGGCGACCTGGAGGAGCGGGTGTTCGCCGTGTATGCCGACCACGCCGTCGTCCTGCCGGGACACGGCGACAACACCACGCTCGGCGCCGAGCGGGGCCAGCTGCCCCAGTGGCGGGCCCGCGGTTGGTGA
- a CDS encoding glutamate synthase subunit beta, with translation MADPHGFLTHRQREDRPSRPVPVRIQDWKEVHGEQGTDVLRRQAGRCMDCGIPFCHQGCPLGNLIPEWNDHTRRANFADAIERLHATNNFPEFTGRLCPAPCETACVLGINEPPVMIKAIEVSIIDRAFANGRVTPQEPEWLSGRTVAVVGSGPAGLAAAQQLSRAGHTVVVHERSDAVGGLLRYGIPEFKLEKSVVDRRLVQLRGEGIRFVTGVTVGGDGPDDPSLAQLRERFDAVVLATGSTVPRTLQVPGAALEGVHPAMDYLVPANREALGGPRGIDAEGKDVVIIGGGDTGADCLGTAHRQGARSVLQLEIMPTPPTERPAHQPWPTYPLLYKVTEAHEEGGKRTYGVSTVEVLDDGQGRVRGLTMVDGAFLDGRFVPTEGTEREIPAQLVLLAMGFVGPDQTAAPAVELPRTRANTYERDGSFATPLDGVFAAGDCGRGQSLIVWAIAEGRACAAAVDRYLSGRTTLPAPIRPTDRPLTV, from the coding sequence ATGGCTGACCCGCACGGCTTCCTGACCCACCGTCAGCGGGAGGACCGGCCGAGCCGTCCCGTTCCGGTCCGCATCCAGGACTGGAAGGAGGTGCACGGCGAGCAAGGCACCGACGTCCTGCGCCGGCAGGCGGGGCGCTGCATGGACTGCGGCATCCCCTTCTGCCACCAGGGCTGCCCGCTGGGCAACCTCATCCCGGAGTGGAACGACCACACCCGCCGCGCCAACTTCGCCGACGCCATCGAGCGCCTCCACGCGACCAACAACTTCCCCGAGTTCACCGGTCGCCTCTGCCCCGCCCCGTGCGAGACGGCGTGCGTGCTAGGCATCAACGAGCCACCGGTCATGATCAAGGCGATCGAGGTCTCGATCATCGACCGCGCCTTCGCCAACGGTCGCGTCACCCCGCAGGAGCCGGAGTGGCTCAGCGGCAGGACCGTCGCGGTCGTCGGCTCCGGGCCGGCCGGGCTGGCCGCCGCCCAGCAGCTGTCCCGGGCAGGGCACACCGTGGTGGTCCACGAGCGGTCTGACGCCGTGGGCGGCCTGTTGCGCTACGGCATCCCCGAGTTCAAGCTGGAGAAGTCGGTGGTGGACCGGCGGCTGGTCCAGCTGCGCGGCGAGGGCATCCGCTTCGTCACCGGGGTCACGGTCGGCGGTGACGGGCCGGACGACCCATCGCTGGCCCAGCTGCGGGAGCGATTCGACGCGGTGGTCCTGGCGACCGGGTCGACCGTGCCCCGCACGTTGCAGGTGCCCGGCGCCGCCCTCGAGGGCGTGCACCCCGCGATGGACTACCTGGTCCCCGCCAACCGGGAGGCGCTGGGCGGGCCCCGCGGGATCGACGCCGAGGGCAAGGATGTGGTCATCATCGGCGGTGGCGACACCGGCGCCGACTGCCTGGGCACGGCGCATCGGCAGGGTGCCCGCTCGGTGCTGCAGCTGGAGATCATGCCCACGCCCCCGACCGAGCGGCCCGCGCACCAGCCCTGGCCGACCTACCCTCTCCTCTACAAGGTGACCGAGGCGCACGAGGAGGGCGGCAAGCGCACCTACGGCGTCTCCACCGTGGAGGTGCTCGACGACGGGCAGGGCCGGGTGCGCGGGCTGACGATGGTCGACGGTGCCTTCCTCGACGGCCGCTTCGTGCCCACCGAGGGGACCGAGCGGGAGATCCCCGCCCAGCTCGTGCTGCTGGCGATGGGTTTCGTCGGCCCCGACCAGACCGCGGCCCCCGCCGTCGAGCTCCCCCGCACCCGGGCCAACACCTACGAGCGGGACGGCTCCTTCGCCACCCCCCTGGACGGCGTCTTCGCCGCAGGGGACTGCGGCCGCGGCCAGTCCCTCATCGTGTGGGCGATCGCCGAGGGGCGGGCCTGTGCCGCCGCCGTCGACCGGTACCTGTCCGGCCGCACCACGCTGCCCGCGCCGATCCGGCCCACCGACCGGCCGCTGACGGTCTGA